Proteins encoded in a region of the Streptomyces sp. NBC_01471 genome:
- a CDS encoding extracellular solute-binding protein — protein MRPTAPLILAAAATVLVAGSLTACGSGSRSDPDTVRVVYNRSTDNNVRFKDQFLESMKKEFEKAHPGKKIQLVPIQAPDDDYATKAQQMMRSPRTAPDLVYEDTFRINSDIEAGYLRPLDAYLAKWPAWSHFVDTAKAAAKAGDGKTYGVPDGTDTRGLWFNKRLFAKAGLPADWHPRTWADVLDAARTIKKKVPGVIPLNVFTGKAPGEVAVMQGFEMLLYGTGDNPLYDPAAKKWVAGGKGFKDALDFVRTVYGEKLGPDPSDALDANINTTVGTELLPESKLAIDLDGSWLGQFWLAKGTRKWPEWSTTLGQAPMPTQRGQAPGQVSMSGGWTWAIPQKSGNAALAWEFIQQLQQKENAVRWDVADAQIAVRDDVAADPAYLNSMPGIKFFTSLVKNTHYRPALPVYPQVSSAIGEALESVTSGDSTPAGAAKSYDDQLKSITGGAVVDRTG, from the coding sequence GCCACCGTCCTCGTCGCAGGTTCGCTCACCGCCTGTGGCAGTGGATCACGCAGTGATCCGGACACCGTCAGGGTCGTCTACAACCGGTCGACCGACAACAACGTCCGCTTCAAGGACCAGTTCCTGGAGTCCATGAAGAAGGAGTTCGAGAAGGCCCACCCCGGCAAGAAGATCCAGCTCGTCCCGATCCAGGCGCCGGACGACGACTACGCGACCAAGGCGCAGCAGATGATGCGCTCCCCCAGGACGGCGCCCGACCTGGTCTACGAGGACACCTTCCGGATCAACTCCGACATCGAGGCCGGGTATCTGCGCCCGCTGGACGCCTATCTGGCGAAGTGGCCGGCCTGGAGCCATTTCGTGGATACCGCGAAGGCGGCGGCGAAGGCGGGGGACGGGAAGACGTACGGCGTTCCGGACGGTACGGACACCCGGGGGCTCTGGTTCAACAAGCGCCTGTTCGCCAAGGCGGGGCTGCCCGCCGACTGGCATCCGAGGACCTGGGCGGACGTGCTGGACGCCGCCCGCACCATCAAGAAGAAGGTTCCGGGCGTGATCCCGCTGAACGTCTTCACCGGCAAGGCGCCCGGCGAGGTCGCGGTGATGCAGGGCTTCGAGATGCTGCTGTACGGAACCGGTGACAACCCGCTCTACGACCCGGCGGCGAAGAAGTGGGTCGCCGGGGGAAAGGGCTTCAAGGACGCGCTCGACTTCGTACGCACGGTGTACGGCGAGAAGCTGGGACCTGACCCGTCGGACGCCCTCGACGCGAACATCAACACCACGGTGGGCACCGAGTTGCTGCCCGAGAGCAAGCTGGCCATCGATCTGGACGGCTCCTGGCTCGGACAGTTCTGGCTCGCCAAGGGCACCAGGAAGTGGCCCGAGTGGAGCACGACGCTCGGGCAGGCGCCGATGCCGACCCAGCGCGGGCAGGCCCCCGGCCAGGTCTCGATGTCCGGCGGGTGGACCTGGGCGATCCCGCAGAAGTCCGGGAACGCCGCGCTCGCCTGGGAGTTCATCCAGCAGTTGCAGCAGAAGGAGAACGCCGTCCGGTGGGACGTGGCAGACGCCCAGATCGCGGTACGCGACGACGTGGCGGCGGACCCGGCGTATCTGAACTCCATGCCGGGCATCAAGTTCTTCACCTCACTGGTGAAGAACACCCACTACCGGCCCGCGCTGCCCGTCTATCCGCAGGTGTCGTCCGCGATCGGCGAGGCCCTGGAGTCGGTGACCAGCGGTGACTCCACTCCGGCCGGTGCGGCGAAGTCGTACGACGACCAGCTGAAGTCGATCACCGGCGGCGCGGTCGTCGACAGGACCGGATGA
- a CDS encoding carbohydrate ABC transporter permease, translating into MNTGGGADTATGGRRRPVRWLPLAPATLLLLLFLAGPICYCVYIAFTNMQLTGSSHTDFVGLANFRRALSDERFRNAVWLTLVFTFVSSVVGQNTLGLALAGLMRRASRTVRTLTGALVITAWVLPEIVAAFLLYAFFRREGTLNAVLDLFHLPGQNWLFTLPILAVSFANVWRGTAFSMLIYSAALAEIPEEITEAAEVDGASGWRAVWHITLPMIRRSIGTNLMLNTLQTLSVFGLIWAMTRGGPGDRSQTLPVFMYDQAFTKSLIGYGTAVALLLLLVGSLFSVVYLRLMKVEV; encoded by the coding sequence ATGAATACCGGCGGAGGGGCCGATACGGCGACGGGAGGGCGGCGGCGGCCGGTCCGCTGGCTGCCGCTGGCCCCCGCCACGCTTCTGCTGCTGCTCTTCCTGGCGGGGCCCATCTGCTACTGCGTCTACATCGCCTTCACCAATATGCAGCTCACCGGCTCGTCGCACACGGACTTCGTGGGCCTGGCCAACTTCCGGCGGGCGCTGTCGGACGAGCGGTTCCGCAACGCCGTGTGGCTCACGCTGGTCTTCACGTTCGTCTCGTCGGTCGTCGGCCAGAACACGCTGGGGCTGGCGCTGGCCGGTCTGATGCGCCGCGCCTCGCGCACCGTCCGCACGCTGACCGGTGCACTGGTCATCACGGCCTGGGTGCTGCCGGAGATCGTCGCGGCCTTTCTCCTGTACGCGTTCTTCCGCCGCGAGGGCACCCTCAACGCGGTGCTGGACCTATTCCATCTCCCGGGCCAGAACTGGCTGTTCACCCTGCCGATCCTCGCCGTGTCGTTCGCCAACGTCTGGCGCGGCACCGCCTTCTCGATGCTCATCTACTCGGCGGCGCTCGCGGAGATCCCCGAGGAGATCACCGAGGCCGCCGAGGTGGACGGCGCGAGTGGCTGGCGGGCGGTGTGGCACATCACGCTGCCGATGATCCGGCGTTCGATCGGCACCAATCTGATGCTCAACACCCTTCAGACCCTCTCGGTGTTCGGGCTGATCTGGGCGATGACCCGCGGTGGCCCCGGCGACCGCAGCCAGACGCTGCCGGTCTTCATGTACGACCAGGCGTTCACCAAGAGCCTCATCGGCTACGGCACCGCGGTGGCGCTGCTGCTGCTCCTGGTGGGGTCGCTGTTCTCGGTCGTCTATCTCCGGCTGATGAAGGTGGAGGTCTGA